In a single window of the Candidatus Eisenbacteria bacterium genome:
- a CDS encoding insulinase family protein: protein PPQIDGIQVLFVEKDAPATAISIGYPYDLQRRHPDYWPMLLANHWFGEHRTFYGRLMNAMRVDRGLNYGDYSYIESYRQGHRTRYALPNILRRGQFFSIWIRPVEAANSHFALRQALRELTRLALQGIPEKDFATAKRHLLNYSKLWNQGLQQRLGMAMDDALTGTDVYISRIE from the coding sequence CCTCCACAAATCGACGGCATCCAGGTTCTCTTTGTCGAAAAGGACGCCCCGGCGACAGCCATATCGATCGGCTATCCTTATGATCTGCAGCGCCGCCATCCCGACTATTGGCCGATGCTCTTGGCCAATCATTGGTTTGGCGAACACCGGACATTCTACGGCCGGCTGATGAACGCCATGCGGGTGGACCGCGGCCTCAATTATGGGGATTATTCCTATATTGAATCGTACCGCCAGGGCCATCGAACCCGTTATGCGCTCCCGAACATTCTCCGCCGGGGGCAGTTCTTTTCGATTTGGATCAGGCCGGTTGAGGCGGCCAACAGCCATTTCGCATTGCGGCAGGCTCTAAGGGAGTTGACGCGTCTTGCCCTGCAGGGAATCCCCGAGAAAGACTTTGCGACCGCGAAAAGACATCTGTTGAATTACTCCAAACTGTGGAACCAGGGTTTGCAGCAGCGGCTGGGGATGGCCATGGATGACGCCCTTACGGGAACCGATGTCTATATCTCCCGAATCGAATAA
- a CDS encoding ATP-binding protein, which translates to MEQLDRTLAQRIIESLGSLGTPPNRGFQYFTVGLDQQIQILIKEYLDGLLPPPSNGGTFKLIQGDFGCGKTHFLYCILREARQRGYATALVQLSLRECPFDKAAKVYQAIARRISIPIELEERETADPEGCGFPEVLRRFADAIQEAGGEEAVTTWLRKFLRRVPVEIVPFRVACISFLEAYLKGDDATEQTMEQWLLGMEVPRTEYRSRGVFARLEESNAMGMITSMIQVVRGLSLGDYRVPGVVLAFDEMDRTMSISAKRSQTLLDNLRRLVDSAVGGGLPGVMMIYAVPPEFMRTTVADYPALKQRLHSITPFGPNNPSAPVIDLEDLLPEAGKLLAEIGSRILDIYLVARQITLDKKIQQEHAKVLAEIVSRDSAASGTRRAYVKSWIALLNDQVAQGERALSEEELAGLASGYLEETFAEPSESATYQDL; encoded by the coding sequence ATGGAACAGCTCGACCGAACATTGGCTCAACGCATCATCGAATCCCTCGGCAGCCTTGGGACGCCACCGAATCGCGGATTTCAATATTTCACGGTCGGTTTGGATCAGCAAATTCAGATATTGATAAAAGAATACCTCGACGGATTGCTTCCGCCTCCTTCCAACGGCGGCACTTTTAAATTGATCCAAGGGGATTTCGGATGCGGCAAAACTCATTTTCTCTACTGCATCCTCCGGGAAGCGCGCCAGCGCGGTTATGCGACGGCCCTCGTTCAACTCTCCCTCCGGGAGTGCCCCTTTGACAAAGCCGCGAAGGTCTATCAGGCCATCGCCCGCCGGATCTCCATTCCTATCGAGCTTGAAGAACGCGAAACAGCCGATCCGGAGGGATGCGGTTTCCCTGAGGTTCTGCGACGTTTCGCCGATGCCATTCAGGAAGCGGGAGGCGAGGAAGCCGTCACGACATGGCTCAGGAAGTTTTTGCGACGCGTCCCTGTTGAGATCGTCCCCTTCCGTGTCGCCTGCATCTCCTTTCTTGAGGCTTACCTGAAAGGCGATGATGCGACCGAACAGACAATGGAGCAATGGCTCTTGGGAATGGAAGTCCCCCGGACGGAATACAGGAGCCGCGGTGTCTTCGCGCGGCTGGAAGAAAGCAATGCGATGGGAATGATCACATCGATGATTCAAGTCGTCAGGGGTTTGTCTTTGGGCGATTACCGGGTGCCGGGTGTTGTTCTGGCCTTCGATGAAATGGATCGCACGATGTCTATCTCCGCAAAACGGAGCCAAACGCTGCTCGATAATCTGCGCCGGTTGGTTGACAGCGCGGTCGGCGGAGGCCTCCCCGGCGTCATGATGATTTATGCCGTTCCGCCGGAGTTTATGCGGACGACCGTCGCCGATTATCCGGCGTTGAAGCAGCGGCTGCACAGTATTACCCCATTCGGTCCCAATAACCCCTCGGCGCCCGTTATTGATCTGGAAGACCTTCTCCCGGAGGCGGGGAAGCTCCTGGCGGAAATCGGATCTCGGATCCTCGATATCTATCTTGTGGCCCGCCAGATAACACTCGATAAAAAAATCCAACAAGAACATGCAAAGGTTCTGGCGGAAATTGTATCAAGAGATTCCGCCGCATCGGGAACGCGGCGCGCCTATGTCAAATCATGGATCGCCCTTCTCAACGATCAGGTGGCACAGGGCGAGCGCGCGCTCTCAGAAGAGGAGTTGGCGGGTCTCGCGTCGGGTTACCTGGAGGAAACATTCGCGGAACCATCGGAATCGGCAACGTATCAAGATCTCTAA
- a CDS encoding ATP-binding protein, whose product MFRPGDIVKHTDIGSGIVVGKEGNRFKVRFRTLVFDVLLRAKELLPGDAAEPRHRIASKTPTIGFIEDKPASADAWERRVIEAYRYGILDSEYASELTVGREDELRHLSKKLDLAGTGGAALGIIGDYGSGKTHLLTLLAERARRKNFLTALITIDPLEIRPSNPKRLYRSIVTQLRYPDRAYPGEGLAPLLDRATDEEHWKSVASSFLSSGSRVGHRYLHALLLFWFNQRKSYRDEFVEWAGGAQAWIEGQDEASSEFLTQWVGRQGLPRQWFPALPDHRTRSHTYTYLLTGISELARRVGYSGLVVLLDEAEYHERLGGEDRSFGDDFFARLLYAALRPAAGQLAAWEHNSYRGGHRQTKDEPTIFQFPSGLVPVIAGTPETRVARLLESFLIEDQVIHIPSLGSADVHQLILKLANLYWSGYGPGSGNGDWPPTVSKETFRGAVCSLEQWAEDWMKYGAEDVVRPVIRTTIHILDLLRHGRIRAPKNGRELAAFLEDPSASILGD is encoded by the coding sequence GTGTTCCGACCTGGTGACATTGTAAAACACACCGACATCGGATCCGGCATCGTGGTCGGCAAGGAAGGCAACCGTTTCAAGGTGCGCTTCCGCACATTGGTGTTTGATGTTCTGCTGCGGGCCAAAGAGCTTCTGCCGGGGGACGCCGCCGAGCCGCGTCATCGTATCGCATCCAAAACACCCACCATCGGATTCATAGAAGACAAACCCGCTTCGGCCGATGCCTGGGAGCGCCGTGTCATCGAAGCTTACCGCTACGGGATTCTTGATTCTGAATACGCGTCGGAATTGACCGTGGGACGCGAAGATGAACTTAGACATCTCAGTAAAAAGTTGGATCTCGCCGGCACCGGCGGCGCGGCATTGGGCATCATCGGCGATTACGGGTCCGGGAAAACCCATCTGCTGACGCTCCTTGCGGAGCGGGCGCGGCGCAAAAACTTTCTCACCGCTCTCATTACGATCGATCCTTTGGAGATCCGCCCCTCCAACCCCAAGCGGCTCTACCGATCGATCGTGACTCAACTACGCTACCCCGATCGCGCCTACCCGGGCGAAGGTTTGGCGCCGTTGCTGGATCGCGCCACCGATGAGGAACACTGGAAATCCGTCGCCAGTTCCTTTTTATCTTCCGGATCCAGGGTCGGTCATCGATACCTCCATGCCTTGCTGCTTTTCTGGTTCAATCAGCGCAAATCATACCGGGACGAATTTGTGGAGTGGGCCGGCGGAGCCCAGGCTTGGATCGAGGGCCAGGATGAGGCCAGCAGCGAATTTCTGACACAATGGGTCGGACGTCAAGGCCTGCCCCGCCAGTGGTTCCCCGCGCTTCCCGACCATCGCACCCGGAGCCATACTTATACATATCTTCTGACCGGGATCTCCGAACTGGCGCGGCGTGTGGGCTATAGCGGGCTCGTCGTTCTGTTGGATGAGGCGGAGTACCATGAAAGACTCGGCGGAGAGGACCGCAGCTTTGGAGACGATTTCTTCGCCCGCCTGCTCTACGCGGCGCTCCGTCCGGCGGCAGGCCAGCTTGCCGCCTGGGAACATAACTCCTACCGCGGAGGACACCGCCAGACAAAGGACGAGCCGACAATCTTCCAATTCCCATCGGGTTTGGTTCCCGTGATTGCGGGAACTCCGGAAACACGTGTGGCCCGTTTGCTGGAATCGTTTCTCATTGAAGATCAAGTAATACATATTCCTTCACTGGGGAGCGCCGATGTCCACCAGCTCATCCTCAAACTCGCCAATCTCTATTGGAGCGGTTACGGGCCGGGATCGGGCAACGGCGATTGGCCGCCAACCGTCTCAAAAGAGACATTTCGCGGCGCGGTCTGCTCACTTGAACAATGGGCCGAAGATTGGATGAAGTACGGCGCGGAGGATGTCGTTCGGCCGGTCATTCGAACAACCATTCACATCCTCGACCTGTTGCGTCACGGCCGCATCCGGGCCCCCAAAAACGGGCGTGAGCTCGCCGCCTTTTTAGAGGATCCGTCGGCGTCCATATTGGGGGATTGA
- a CDS encoding DEAD/DEAH box helicase: MTEDWSEGDHFVRSLLPRTGSVFFGRFKRLTPIQRDAIPRLLEGRNLLMIAPTATGKTEAVMAPLLERYLKPGFDHPVILYIAPTRALVNDAYRRLESRMQWLGAGLSRKTSDHPGLPKTPPAVLITTPESLDSLLVRAPRYLVSIRALVLDELHALMGTPRGDQLACLVTRLSQIVATRCDADQPSGQCQIVAASATVENPAVTAGCFFQTGGVLIAPGHRNLERKIVRCEEPGELQEFLAESIRDGRNKVLAFANSRAEVEATASRLRGNPPFREYVYAHHGSLSRGEREKTEQHFLRARRALCVATLTLELGIDIGDVDLILLLGPPPSVSALLQRMGRGGRRGQKAGVLAVAASERDELLFQHLFRSAESNQLLQDPPVYDPSVVLQQALSVCLQNRRREVDAAGLLERIPEWQQDYWTEERLTSALRSLYRAELLEEVARGVFGPSPDLEEQFRRGTMHANIASDGEITVWDDASGRVVGSVDPSAASADHLTLGAVTWEVTHRSSEGLRVSSSENASDPRFRGRGFPLTGARYALRLKQDLGIEPHVLIRCEQDNITHFFHAFGSLWGELLRHAVVLPKATGYHVLHPAWGLSLEGSVMKPVLNLQPKRLEDSLLRRRRTLVRRLPFGPYFDKLPEEEQDQAILRAFRIAEFLELIQQMEVVTPPTEEIARQIVLFSRDN; this comes from the coding sequence ATGACGGAAGATTGGAGCGAGGGCGATCATTTCGTTCGTTCCCTTCTGCCGCGAACGGGATCCGTTTTCTTCGGCCGCTTTAAACGCCTGACCCCCATTCAAAGAGACGCCATCCCCCGTCTGCTTGAAGGGCGCAATTTGCTGATGATCGCCCCCACCGCCACGGGCAAGACCGAAGCGGTGATGGCCCCTCTGCTGGAACGCTATCTGAAACCCGGTTTTGATCATCCTGTGATTCTCTATATCGCGCCGACCCGCGCCCTGGTTAATGATGCTTACCGCCGCCTCGAATCGCGGATGCAGTGGCTCGGGGCCGGATTGAGCCGGAAGACGTCGGATCATCCGGGCCTGCCGAAAACCCCTCCCGCCGTCCTCATCACCACACCGGAATCGCTCGACTCCCTCCTTGTCAGGGCGCCGCGATATCTTGTCTCGATCCGCGCCCTCGTGCTGGATGAGTTGCACGCGCTCATGGGAACGCCGCGCGGAGATCAGCTGGCCTGCCTGGTGACACGATTATCACAGATCGTTGCGACGCGATGCGACGCGGATCAGCCATCGGGGCAATGTCAAATCGTCGCGGCCTCGGCGACGGTCGAAAATCCCGCCGTGACCGCCGGGTGTTTCTTTCAAACCGGCGGCGTGCTGATCGCGCCGGGGCATAGAAATCTCGAGCGCAAGATTGTTCGCTGTGAGGAACCGGGGGAATTGCAGGAGTTCCTCGCCGAGTCGATCCGAGATGGGCGCAACAAAGTACTGGCCTTTGCCAACTCGCGGGCCGAAGTAGAGGCAACCGCATCCAGATTGAGAGGCAACCCTCCGTTTAGAGAGTATGTTTATGCCCACCATGGAAGCCTATCCCGTGGAGAGCGGGAAAAGACGGAGCAGCATTTCCTGCGAGCCCGGAGGGCCCTCTGCGTCGCGACTTTAACATTAGAGCTTGGGATCGATATCGGTGATGTTGATCTCATCCTGCTGCTCGGTCCGCCGCCGAGCGTTTCCGCGCTGTTGCAACGGATGGGCCGGGGCGGCCGGCGCGGCCAGAAGGCGGGTGTGCTGGCCGTGGCGGCATCCGAGAGAGACGAGCTTCTCTTCCAGCACCTCTTTCGGTCGGCGGAGTCGAATCAGCTCCTCCAGGATCCGCCGGTCTATGATCCATCGGTGGTTCTTCAACAGGCCTTGTCGGTCTGTCTTCAGAATCGCAGACGGGAAGTCGATGCGGCGGGTCTTTTGGAACGGATCCCCGAGTGGCAGCAAGACTACTGGACGGAAGAAAGATTGACGTCGGCCTTGAGAAGCCTTTACCGCGCCGAATTGCTCGAGGAGGTGGCGCGGGGGGTTTTCGGTCCTTCGCCGGATCTCGAAGAGCAGTTCCGCCGCGGTACGATGCATGCGAACATTGCGAGTGACGGCGAAATCACCGTTTGGGATGATGCCTCGGGGCGTGTTGTGGGATCGGTCGATCCGTCGGCCGCATCGGCGGATCATCTGACCTTGGGCGCGGTGACCTGGGAGGTGACGCACCGGTCATCCGAGGGATTGCGTGTCTCCTCGAGTGAAAATGCGAGCGATCCTCGCTTTCGCGGACGGGGATTCCCTCTAACGGGCGCCCGTTATGCCCTGCGCCTGAAGCAGGATCTCGGCATCGAACCCCATGTCCTGATTCGTTGCGAGCAGGATAATATAACACATTTCTTTCACGCCTTCGGAAGCCTTTGGGGGGAATTGCTGCGTCATGCCGTTGTGCTTCCCAAGGCGACGGGATACCATGTCCTGCATCCGGCTTGGGGACTCTCCCTTGAGGGATCGGTGATGAAACCGGTCCTCAATTTGCAGCCGAAACGGCTGGAGGACTCCCTCCTGAGACGGCGGCGCACCCTTGTGCGACGGCTTCCTTTCGGCCCCTATTTTGACAAGCTCCCGGAGGAGGAGCAGGATCAGGCGATCCTGCGGGCCTTCCGCATAGCGGAATTCCTCGAGCTCATTCAGCAAATGGAAGTTGTGACGCCGCCGACCGAGGAGATTGCAAGACAAATTGTACTATTTAGCAGGGATAACTGA
- the zupT gene encoding zinc transporter ZupT: MNNRILLAFLLTAFAGLSTGIGGLSAFIRGGERRGFLAGSLGFSAGVMIYISFVELFPQAGRLLAEGCGESAGAWITIGGFFGGMLLIGLIDFFVPSEMNPHVVSTGPEEAKLRDKLHLTRIGLLTSLAIAIHNFPEGAATFFATLTDPRIGFSIAVAVAIHNIPEGISVAVPVYHATGSRKKALAYAFLSGLAEPIGALAAYWLLRPYLSPAVMGVTFAAIAGIMVFVSLDQLIPNAKRYDEGHESVYGLVGGMLVMAISLELL; encoded by the coding sequence ATGAACAACCGGATCCTGCTCGCATTCCTGCTGACGGCTTTTGCCGGTCTCTCCACCGGGATCGGCGGTCTTTCCGCTTTTATACGGGGCGGTGAACGGCGAGGGTTTCTGGCCGGTTCTTTGGGGTTTTCTGCCGGCGTGATGATCTATATCTCCTTCGTTGAATTGTTTCCACAAGCGGGACGACTGCTTGCCGAGGGATGCGGGGAATCGGCCGGAGCCTGGATCACTATCGGCGGGTTTTTCGGAGGGATGCTGCTGATAGGCCTCATCGATTTTTTTGTTCCGTCCGAAATGAATCCCCATGTTGTCTCCACCGGCCCTGAAGAAGCCAAGCTCAGAGACAAGTTGCACCTGACGCGGATCGGCCTTCTCACCTCGCTGGCCATCGCCATTCACAATTTCCCCGAGGGCGCCGCCACGTTCTTCGCGACATTGACCGACCCTCGCATCGGGTTCTCGATTGCCGTGGCCGTGGCGATCCACAATATTCCCGAGGGGATTTCCGTGGCCGTGCCGGTTTATCACGCAACGGGAAGCCGCAAAAAAGCTCTTGCGTATGCTTTTCTTTCCGGCTTGGCGGAGCCGATCGGAGCCCTGGCGGCTTATTGGCTTCTGCGGCCCTATTTGTCACCGGCTGTGATGGGTGTCACCTTCGCGGCGATCGCCGGGATTATGGTCTTCGTTTCCCTCGATCAGCTCATCCCCAATGCGAAACGGTACGACGAGGGTCATGAATCAGTGTATGGGCTTGTGGGGGGCATGCTGGTGATGGCGATATCATTGGAATTACTTTAG
- a CDS encoding TerB family tellurite resistance protein: protein MSILRFLGFGGDEASSNTHSSDSETVRRIVKELEAMDRDKARYLAAFAYVLSRVANADLDISDMEIKKMEELVTRFGRLTEEHAVLVVQIAKSQTLLFGATEDFVVTREFKEMATHEQRKELLHCLFAVSAADDSISSAEEEMIRRISDELGFDHDEYINIRSGYNHLRDVMKNLPGSS from the coding sequence ATGTCAATTTTAAGATTTCTTGGGTTTGGAGGGGATGAGGCATCATCCAATACGCATTCAAGCGATTCCGAAACGGTGCGCAGGATCGTAAAAGAACTTGAAGCGATGGATCGAGATAAGGCGCGGTATCTGGCTGCATTCGCCTATGTCCTGAGCCGTGTCGCCAACGCCGATCTCGACATCAGTGATATGGAAATTAAGAAAATGGAGGAGCTGGTCACCCGTTTCGGCCGCCTGACCGAGGAACACGCCGTCCTGGTTGTACAGATCGCCAAGAGCCAAACACTCCTCTTCGGAGCGACGGAAGATTTTGTCGTCACCCGGGAGTTTAAGGAAATGGCGACCCACGAGCAGCGGAAGGAGCTTCTGCATTGCCTCTTTGCCGTCTCGGCTGCGGATGATTCGATTTCAAGCGCGGAAGAGGAAATGATCAGGCGCATTTCTGATGAATTGGGATTCGACCATGATGAATACATTAACATCCGATCCGGCTACAATCATCTCCGCGATGTCATGAAAAATCTTCCGGGATCTTCTTGA
- a CDS encoding inorganic phosphate transporter — protein sequence MAWNIGANDVANAMGTSVGSRALTFRQAVILAGIFEFAGAVLVGSHVTDTVRKGIVNPMAFVDEPQLLIYGMLAALIASALWLHLASHLGQPVSTTHSIVGSIFGFGLITGGAVKWATMGSIVASWIISPLVSGLIGFFLFMFVRKMIFSSRRPNAAAARIAPYFITLVVAILCLSLIYKGLKNLHLNLPLPTALLVSISIGAVVGVAAYFHFTHRRGEASTLKDHMDAEHIFKYLQVTTACYIAFAHGANDVANAVGPLAAIHSVYTTGEVSMKVQMPMWILLIGGGGIVLGLAMFGRRVMETIGKKITDMTPSRGFSAEFSAATTVLVCSKIGLPVSTTHALVGAVIGVGLARGLAALQMQTVKKIYGSWLATIPATAGLTILFFLLAKWFLIP from the coding sequence ATGGCCTGGAACATCGGGGCCAATGATGTCGCCAACGCCATGGGCACATCGGTGGGCTCACGGGCGCTGACATTTCGCCAGGCGGTCATCCTCGCGGGAATCTTCGAGTTTGCCGGGGCCGTCCTGGTCGGAAGCCATGTCACCGACACGGTCCGCAAGGGGATCGTGAATCCCATGGCCTTTGTCGACGAACCGCAGCTCCTGATTTACGGAATGTTGGCCGCCCTTATCGCTTCGGCATTATGGCTGCATTTGGCTTCTCATCTCGGCCAGCCGGTCTCAACCACGCATTCGATCGTCGGATCGATCTTCGGTTTTGGGCTCATAACCGGCGGCGCGGTGAAGTGGGCGACCATGGGGAGCATCGTCGCCAGCTGGATCATCTCGCCCTTGGTCAGCGGGCTCATCGGATTCTTTCTGTTTATGTTTGTTCGAAAAATGATCTTCTCCTCGAGACGGCCCAATGCCGCGGCCGCCCGTATCGCTCCCTACTTCATCACACTTGTCGTGGCGATTTTATGCCTTTCTCTGATTTACAAGGGTCTAAAGAACCTGCATTTGAATCTTCCCCTCCCGACAGCCTTGCTTGTGTCGATCTCGATCGGCGCCGTGGTGGGCGTTGCGGCCTATTTCCACTTCACTCATCGCCGTGGTGAAGCCAGCACGCTGAAAGATCACATGGATGCGGAGCACATTTTTAAATATCTTCAGGTAACGACGGCCTGCTATATCGCCTTCGCCCACGGCGCCAATGATGTGGCTAATGCCGTGGGGCCCCTGGCCGCCATTCACTCCGTTTACACGACCGGCGAAGTGTCCATGAAAGTGCAGATGCCCATGTGGATCCTGCTCATCGGCGGCGGTGGGATTGTTCTTGGGTTGGCCATGTTCGGCCGGAGGGTTATGGAAACGATCGGCAAGAAAATAACGGATATGACGCCATCCCGAGGATTTTCCGCCGAATTTTCCGCGGCGACGACTGTCCTTGTCTGCTCAAAAATCGGACTGCCCGTCTCAACGACACATGCCTTGGTCGGGGCGGTGATTGGGGTTGGGTTGGCGCGAGGGCTGGCGGCGTTGCAGATGCAAACAGTCAAAAAGATTTACGGCTCTTGGCTCGCCACCATTCCCGCAACGGCCGGTTTGACGATCCTTTTCTTTCTTCTCGCGAAATGGTTTTTAATCCCTTAA
- a CDS encoding TIGR00153 family protein: protein MRIMRNLFGSSPFGMLVEHTRKVHDCVLLMKPLAEALLAEDWDRIKELHHKMSRTEHEADLIKGQIRDQISHVFLMSVGKYELMQFLAVQDDVADSAEDFSVVLMLRKTKVPEELRGDFLALVDQVIKVSEDLLGLAEELSQLSESAFTGEEAKRVLDSIDNVVEEEWKADKLQRVFAKHYYDLEDQLDPTTLFFYDKYCKTLSSVANNAERTAKFLRLIIGKR from the coding sequence ATGCGTATCATGCGAAATCTGTTTGGATCATCTCCATTTGGAATGTTAGTGGAGCATACACGGAAGGTGCACGACTGTGTTCTCTTGATGAAGCCCCTCGCCGAGGCGCTATTGGCCGAGGATTGGGACCGGATCAAGGAGCTGCATCACAAAATGTCCAGGACGGAACACGAGGCCGATCTGATCAAAGGGCAAATTCGCGATCAGATCTCGCATGTCTTCCTCATGTCGGTCGGCAAGTACGAGCTGATGCAGTTTCTTGCCGTTCAGGATGACGTCGCCGACTCGGCCGAAGATTTTTCGGTTGTCCTCATGCTGCGTAAAACAAAAGTCCCCGAGGAGCTGCGGGGGGATTTCCTGGCCCTTGTCGATCAGGTCATCAAAGTGAGCGAGGATCTCCTCGGATTGGCGGAAGAATTGTCCCAGCTTTCCGAAAGCGCCTTTACGGGAGAAGAAGCGAAACGCGTGCTCGACTCCATTGATAATGTTGTGGAGGAAGAGTGGAAGGCCGACAAACTTCAGCGCGTTTTTGCGAAGCATTATTATGATCTCGAGGACCAGCTTGATCCTACGACGCTGTTCTTTTATGACAAATATTGTAAAACACTGAGCTCTGTTGCGAATAACGCCGAGAGAACGGCGAAGTTTCTGCGGCTGATCATCGGCAAGAGGTAG
- the ispF gene encoding 2-C-methyl-D-erythritol 2,4-cyclodiphosphate synthase, whose product MPLRVGIGTDSHRFSRDPSRKLMLGGVEIPSTPGMVANSDGDVILHALCNALATITGFTVLGPYADRLCLEKGVTDSSLYLVEALNRLEGYLITSVSIAVECKRPKLIEFIPKIRGRIAALLGIDAERVGLTATTGEELTAFGEGRGIHATVIVAAVKEEILGS is encoded by the coding sequence ATGCCACTACGCGTCGGAATCGGTACGGATAGCCATCGATTTTCACGGGATCCCAGTCGCAAACTCATGCTCGGAGGGGTGGAAATTCCATCGACACCGGGGATGGTTGCAAACAGCGACGGCGATGTGATCCTGCATGCACTCTGCAACGCCCTGGCCACTATCACCGGTTTCACCGTTCTGGGTCCCTACGCTGATCGCCTTTGTTTGGAAAAGGGCGTGACCGACAGTTCCCTTTATCTTGTGGAAGCCCTGAATCGCCTCGAAGGATACCTTATAACGTCTGTTTCCATCGCTGTTGAATGTAAAAGACCGAAACTGATTGAGTTTATACCAAAGATCCGCGGGAGGATCGCCGCGCTACTGGGAATCGACGCCGAGAGGGTCGGCCTCACCGCCACCACCGGCGAGGAATTGACAGCGTTCGGCGAGGGACGCGGCATCCACGCTACGGTGATCGTCGCTGCGGTGAAAGAAGAGATACTTGGGTCCTAG
- the ispD gene encoding 2-C-methyl-D-erythritol 4-phosphate cytidylyltransferase, producing the protein MGRRMVWAIIVAAGRGRRLGVARPKALVPLKRRPLFFWSLKTLLASEAVDGVVMTVPAAEKKRFETSLAAMRRTGKKPVYLIAGGRRRQDSVRKGMEWGQKFQLSHDTILLIHDAARPLLDRDLITRCLSPFKNRSFRGCVVPVLPVEDTLKAIDGRRIVKTLDRAKIVRAQTPQALELGIGLAMHQAARVEGLVATDEAMLAEINGLAVRMIPGDSRNMKITTAWDLKMAERIGRTGETA; encoded by the coding sequence ATGGGACGACGGATGGTCTGGGCGATCATTGTGGCTGCGGGCCGCGGCCGCCGATTGGGAGTGGCCCGGCCGAAGGCCTTGGTGCCGTTGAAGCGCCGCCCCCTTTTCTTCTGGTCGCTGAAAACCCTGCTCGCGTCGGAGGCGGTCGACGGCGTCGTGATGACCGTTCCGGCGGCTGAAAAGAAACGCTTTGAAACAAGCCTCGCCGCCATGCGGCGGACCGGCAAGAAGCCGGTTTATCTCATTGCCGGTGGGCGCCGCCGTCAGGATTCGGTTCGCAAGGGGATGGAATGGGGTCAGAAATTTCAACTGTCGCATGATACGATCCTTCTCATTCATGATGCGGCCCGCCCGCTTTTGGATCGGGATCTCATCACGCGCTGTCTGTCCCCTTTCAAAAACAGGAGCTTCCGCGGATGCGTGGTTCCCGTGCTGCCGGTAGAAGATACACTGAAAGCGATCGATGGCCGGCGGATCGTCAAGACCCTCGACCGCGCCAAAATCGTGCGGGCGCAAACGCCGCAGGCACTTGAGCTTGGAATCGGCCTGGCGATGCATCAGGCGGCCCGCGTGGAGGGTCTGGTCGCGACCGATGAGGCGATGCTGGCCGAGATCAACGGCCTCGCGGTGAGGATGATTCCCGGAGATTCAAGAAACATGAAAATCACCACTGCTTGGGATTTGAAAATGGCCGAAAGAATAGGAAGGACCGGGGAGACGGCCTAG